One Pseudomonas brassicacearum genomic region harbors:
- a CDS encoding DsbC family protein yields the protein MRLIQMFTAAAIALASTFAIADDAADKAIRKSLENLQLEVPIETISASPMSGLYEVKLKGSRVLYASADGQYIVQGNLFELKDGKPVNLTEITERQGISKLINGIPVAETVVYPAVGETKSHITVFTDTTCPYCHKLHAEVPELNKRGIEVRYVAFPRQGLGSPGDEQLQAVWCSKDKKAAMDKMVDGKEIKAAKCENPVSKQFALGQSIGVNGTPAIVLADGQVIPGYQPAPQVAKLALGAK from the coding sequence ATGCGTTTGATCCAGATGTTCACCGCCGCCGCCATTGCGTTGGCCAGTACCTTTGCCATCGCCGACGACGCGGCCGACAAGGCTATCCGCAAGAGCCTGGAAAACCTTCAGCTCGAAGTGCCGATCGAAACCATCTCCGCCAGCCCCATGTCCGGTCTGTACGAGGTCAAGCTCAAGGGCAGCCGCGTGCTTTACGCCAGCGCCGATGGCCAGTACATCGTCCAGGGCAACCTGTTCGAGCTCAAGGACGGCAAGCCGGTCAACCTCACCGAGATCACCGAGCGCCAGGGCATTTCCAAACTGATCAACGGCATTCCGGTTGCCGAAACCGTGGTTTACCCTGCGGTGGGTGAAACCAAGTCCCACATCACGGTATTTACCGACACCACCTGCCCGTATTGCCACAAGCTCCATGCCGAAGTACCGGAGCTGAACAAGCGCGGTATCGAAGTGCGTTACGTCGCGTTCCCGCGCCAGGGCCTGGGCTCGCCGGGTGACGAACAGTTGCAGGCGGTCTGGTGTTCCAAGGACAAGAAAGCGGCCATGGACAAGATGGTCGACGGCAAGGAAATCAAGGCCGCCAAGTGCGAGAACCCGGTTTCCAAGCAGTTCGCCCTCGGACAGTCAATAGGTGTGAACGGGACGCCAGCGATTGTTTTGGCGGACGGTCAGGTAATTCCGGGCTACCAGCCGGCGCCACAAGTCGCCAAACTGGCCCTTGGCGCGAAATGA
- a CDS encoding homoserine dehydrogenase translates to MNPVKVGICGLGTVGGGTFNVLQRNAEEISRRAGRGIEVAQIAMRTPKPQFQTTGIAITNDVFEVATNPEIDIVIELMGGYTVARELVLKAIENGKHVVTANKALIAVHGNEIFAKAREKGVIVAFEAAVAGGIPVIKAIREGLSANRINWVAGIINGTGNFILTEMREKGRTFEDVLAEAQALGYAEADPTFDVEGIDAAHKLTILASIAFGIPLQFDKAYTEGITKLTTADVNYAEALGYRIKHLGVARSTASGIELRVHPTLIPADRLIANVNGVMNAVMVNGDAAGSTLFYGAGAGMEPTASSVVADLVDVVRAMTSDPENRVPHLAFQPDSLSDHPILPIEACESAYYLRIQAKDHPGVLAQVASILSERGINIESIMQKEVEEHDGLVPMILLTHRVVEQRINDAITALEALQGVVGPVVRIRVEHLN, encoded by the coding sequence GTGAATCCGGTCAAAGTAGGCATCTGTGGGTTAGGTACCGTCGGTGGCGGCACCTTCAACGTACTTCAGCGCAACGCCGAGGAGATTTCTCGGCGTGCCGGGCGTGGAATCGAAGTGGCACAAATTGCCATGCGCACGCCAAAGCCTCAGTTCCAGACGACCGGTATTGCGATTACCAACGATGTCTTCGAAGTGGCCACGAACCCTGAGATCGACATCGTCATAGAGCTGATGGGCGGCTATACCGTTGCCCGCGAGCTGGTACTCAAGGCCATCGAGAATGGCAAGCATGTGGTCACCGCGAACAAGGCGCTTATCGCTGTTCACGGTAATGAGATTTTCGCCAAGGCTCGCGAGAAGGGCGTGATCGTTGCGTTCGAAGCCGCCGTGGCCGGTGGTATTCCAGTGATCAAGGCGATCCGTGAAGGCCTGTCCGCCAACCGCATCAATTGGGTGGCCGGGATCATCAACGGCACCGGTAACTTCATCCTGACCGAAATGCGCGAGAAGGGTCGCACCTTCGAAGACGTGCTCGCCGAAGCCCAGGCCCTGGGTTATGCCGAGGCCGATCCGACCTTCGACGTGGAAGGCATCGACGCGGCGCACAAGCTGACCATCCTGGCGTCCATCGCCTTCGGTATTCCGCTGCAGTTCGACAAGGCCTACACCGAAGGCATCACCAAGCTGACCACCGCTGACGTGAACTACGCCGAAGCCTTGGGCTACCGCATCAAGCACCTGGGTGTGGCTCGCAGCACCGCCAGCGGCATCGAGCTGCGCGTGCACCCGACGCTGATCCCGGCCGACCGCCTGATCGCCAACGTCAACGGCGTGATGAACGCGGTGATGGTCAATGGCGATGCCGCCGGCTCGACCCTGTTCTATGGCGCCGGTGCCGGCATGGAGCCGACGGCCTCCTCGGTGGTGGCCGACCTGGTGGATGTGGTTCGCGCCATGACCTCCGATCCGGAAAACCGTGTGCCGCACCTGGCTTTCCAGCCGGACTCGTTGTCGGATCATCCGATTCTGCCGATCGAAGCATGCGAAAGTGCCTACTACCTGCGTATCCAGGCCAAGGACCATCCGGGCGTCCTGGCCCAGGTGGCGAGCATTCTTTCGGAGCGTGGCATCAACATCGAGTCGATCATGCAGAAGGAAGTCGAGGAGCACGATGGCCTGGTGCCGATGATCCTGCTGACCCACCGTGTGGTTGAGCAGCGCATCAATGATGCGATCACTGCGCTGGAGGCCCTGCAGGGCGTCGTGGGTCCGGTGGTCCGTATCCGCGTTGAACATTTGAACTAA
- the thrC gene encoding threonine synthase codes for MRYISTRGQAPALNFEDVLLAGLATDGGLYVPESLPRFTQEEIASWAGLPYHELAFRVMRPFVTGSIPDADFKKILEETYGVFSHNAIAPLRQLNGNEWVMELFHGPTLAFKDFALQLLGRLLDYVLQKRGERVVIVGATSGDTGSAAIEGCKHCENVDIFILHPHNRVSEVQRRQMTTIFGDNIHNIAIEGNFDDCQEMVKASFADQSFLKGTRLVAVNSINWARIMAQIVYYFHAALQLGGPARSVSFSVPTGNFGDIFAGYLARNMGLPINQLIVATNRNDILHRFMSGNQYVKETLHATLSPSMDIMVSSNFERLLFDLHGRNGAAIAGLMDSFRQGGGFSVEPERWTEARKLFDSLAVDDAQTCETIAEVFAQSGELLDPHTAIGVKAARECRRSLDIPMVILGTAHPVKFPEAVQKAGVGKALELPAHLSDLFERDERCTVLPNDLKAVQAFVSQHGNRGKPL; via the coding sequence ATGCGCTATATCAGCACCCGCGGCCAGGCACCGGCCCTGAATTTCGAAGATGTCCTGCTGGCCGGCCTGGCCACGGACGGCGGCCTCTATGTGCCGGAAAGCCTGCCGCGTTTCACCCAGGAAGAAATTGCCTCCTGGGCCGGCCTGCCGTATCACGAGTTGGCCTTCCGGGTGATGCGCCCGTTCGTCACCGGCAGCATCCCGGACGCCGACTTCAAGAAGATTCTGGAAGAGACCTACGGCGTCTTTTCCCACAACGCCATCGCACCGCTGCGTCAGCTCAACGGTAACGAATGGGTGATGGAGCTGTTCCACGGCCCGACCCTGGCATTCAAGGACTTCGCCCTGCAACTGCTCGGTCGCCTGCTGGACTATGTGTTGCAAAAGCGTGGCGAGCGTGTGGTCATTGTCGGTGCCACCTCCGGCGACACCGGTTCGGCCGCCATCGAAGGCTGCAAGCATTGCGAGAACGTCGACATTTTCATCCTGCACCCGCACAACCGTGTCTCGGAAGTGCAGCGTCGGCAGATGACGACGATTTTCGGCGATAACATCCACAACATCGCCATCGAAGGCAACTTCGATGACTGCCAGGAGATGGTCAAGGCCAGTTTTGCCGACCAGAGTTTCCTCAAGGGCACGCGGCTGGTGGCGGTGAACTCGATCAACTGGGCGCGGATCATGGCCCAGATCGTTTATTACTTCCACGCGGCCCTGCAATTGGGTGGCCCGGCCCGTTCCGTGTCGTTCTCGGTGCCTACCGGCAACTTCGGCGATATTTTCGCCGGTTACCTGGCGCGCAACATGGGGCTGCCGATCAATCAATTGATCGTCGCCACCAATCGCAACGACATCCTGCATCGCTTCATGAGCGGTAACCAGTACGTCAAGGAAACCCTGCACGCCACGCTGTCGCCGTCCATGGACATCATGGTGTCGTCGAACTTCGAGCGCCTGTTGTTCGACCTTCACGGTCGCAATGGCGCGGCGATTGCCGGCCTGATGGACAGCTTCCGGCAGGGCGGCGGTTTCAGCGTCGAGCCTGAGCGCTGGACCGAAGCCCGCAAGCTGTTCGACTCCCTGGCGGTGGACGATGCGCAAACCTGCGAAACCATTGCCGAAGTGTTTGCGCAGAGCGGTGAATTGCTCGATCCGCACACCGCTATCGGCGTGAAAGCCGCCCGTGAGTGCCGTCGCAGCCTGGATATTCCGATGGTGATCCTGGGCACCGCGCATCCGGTTAAGTTTCCGGAAGCGGTGCAGAAGGCGGGCGTAGGAAAAGCGCTTGAGCTACCTGCACATCTTTCTGATTTGTTTGAGCGAGATGAGCGTTGCACTGTGTTGCCTAATGACCTGAAAGCCGTGCAAGCCTTTGTCAGCCAGCATGGCAACCGCGGCAAGCCACTTTAA
- a CDS encoding transporter substrate-binding domain-containing protein: protein MLFFTKGKPALGWVMGLVLLYWGQGGNAAQLATFEAPPLDPGERLVLDAQELKWIKENPRVIVASMQFPLYLFKNELGQWDGLNHEILQRIAQMTGLEFVHRESFSPGQLLTMLENGEADMTTLLAMNDERRDFLSFSHAFGGSGWVFVGRDGESVLHSLKQLEGKVLALPARHALETEIRRDYPAIELRTTKTYGEARALVESREAYATIENETGVHLYPAGQLQVGSGLEGKWEPDYLAVRQDLTPLLGILNKALEVFPAEDMRALRAKWMAGIAPIQAPSIWLRMSRWGYWCVTVVVLFGFLSLLWNRRLKIQIDQRLKAEAVLKDQLVLQRALMDAIPDPIFIRDLEGRLVMCNKSYEDQLATRFEKLRGRRLTDSPTFPPATAELLHGEVMEQLRTGQSRFVDRQLMFSGGLREIYHWSVPFYGADGQLRGILGGWIDVGRRWSRTDKLFA, encoded by the coding sequence ATGTTGTTTTTTACCAAAGGAAAACCAGCGCTGGGCTGGGTGATGGGCCTGGTCCTGTTGTACTGGGGACAGGGGGGCAATGCGGCACAATTGGCGACCTTCGAAGCGCCGCCGCTCGACCCTGGCGAGCGACTGGTGCTGGATGCGCAGGAATTGAAGTGGATCAAGGAGAACCCGCGGGTCATCGTCGCTTCGATGCAGTTTCCGCTGTACCTGTTCAAGAATGAACTGGGGCAGTGGGACGGGCTGAACCATGAAATTCTCCAGCGCATTGCGCAAATGACCGGGCTTGAATTCGTGCATCGCGAGTCGTTCTCCCCGGGGCAGTTGCTGACGATGCTGGAGAATGGCGAGGCTGATATGACGACTCTCCTGGCGATGAACGATGAACGCCGGGATTTCCTCAGTTTCAGCCATGCGTTTGGCGGTTCCGGCTGGGTGTTCGTCGGCCGTGACGGGGAGTCGGTACTCCATTCGCTGAAGCAGTTGGAGGGCAAGGTCCTGGCGTTGCCGGCACGGCATGCCTTGGAGACGGAAATCAGGCGCGACTACCCGGCCATCGAATTGCGCACGACCAAGACGTATGGGGAGGCGCGGGCGCTGGTGGAGAGTCGGGAGGCCTACGCCACCATTGAAAATGAAACGGGGGTGCATCTGTATCCGGCTGGGCAGTTGCAGGTAGGAAGTGGCCTTGAGGGCAAGTGGGAACCGGACTACCTGGCGGTGCGCCAAGACCTGACTCCGTTGCTCGGTATCTTGAATAAAGCACTGGAAGTCTTCCCGGCCGAGGACATGCGCGCCCTGCGCGCCAAGTGGATGGCGGGTATTGCCCCCATCCAGGCGCCATCGATCTGGTTGCGTATGTCCCGTTGGGGCTACTGGTGCGTGACCGTGGTCGTGTTGTTCGGCTTCCTGTCCCTGTTGTGGAACCGTCGCCTGAAGATACAGATCGATCAGCGCCTCAAGGCCGAAGCGGTCCTCAAGGACCAGTTGGTGCTCCAGAGAGCCCTGATGGATGCCATTCCCGATCCGATTTTCATCCGTGATCTCGAAGGGCGCCTGGTCATGTGCAACAAGAGTTACGAAGACCAGCTGGCGACGCGCTTCGAAAAGCTGCGGGGCAGGCGGCTGACGGACTCCCCGACGTTCCCGCCGGCCACCGCCGAGCTGCTGCATGGGGAGGTGATGGAGCAGTTGCGAACCGGCCAGTCCCGATTCGTCGACCGTCAGTTGATGTTCAGCGGCGGATTGCGGGAAATCTACCACTGGTCGGTGCCCTTCTACGGAGCCGATGGGCAGTTGCGCGGAATCCTGGGCGGATGGATCGATGTCGGGCGCCGCTGGAGCCGCACCGACAAGCTCTTCGCTTGA
- a CDS encoding DUF3509 domain-containing protein yields the protein MESISLLLGEALSPYQVTLTPFGAKGECLVTLKNTVGSIMVERVFNQAQLTDKRQLTDVVDGLHRDVLIAEGRLEPCVIAALRNLARHKAMAIPN from the coding sequence ATGGAAAGTATCAGCCTATTGCTAGGTGAGGCTTTGAGCCCGTATCAGGTCACGCTGACTCCCTTCGGCGCCAAGGGCGAATGCCTGGTGACGTTGAAGAATACCGTGGGGAGCATCATGGTCGAGCGGGTGTTCAACCAGGCTCAATTGACCGACAAGCGCCAATTGACGGACGTGGTCGATGGCTTGCATCGCGATGTACTGATTGCCGAGGGCCGCCTGGAGCCCTGTGTGATTGCGGCGCTGCGTAATCTGGCGCGCCACAAGGCGATGGCCATCCCGAATTGA
- a CDS encoding CaiB/BaiF CoA transferase family protein produces the protein MSLTAKPLAGVKVIELGTLIAGPFASRICGEFGAEVIKVESPDGGDPLRKWRKLYEGTSLWWFVQARNKKSLTLNLKHPDGLAILKKLIGEADILIENFRPGVLEKLGLGWDVLHALNPKLVMVRLSGFGQTGPMKDQPGFGAVGESMGGLRYITGFEDRPPVRTGISIGDSIAALWGVIGALMALRHREVNGGTGQVVDVALYEAIFAMMESMVPEFDVFGFIRERTGNIMPGITPSSIHTSADGKHVQIGANGDAIFKRFMQIIGRDDLANDPQLASNDGRDSRRDELYGVIDRWVNSLPLDAVIEQLNQAGVPASRIFSAEDMFSDPQFLAREMFLQAKLPDGKAFKMPGIVPKLSDTPGTSEWVGPALGEHNAQVLGELGYDAQQIARLRTDGAI, from the coding sequence ATGTCGCTTACTGCCAAACCCCTTGCCGGCGTCAAAGTCATCGAACTCGGCACTTTGATCGCCGGGCCTTTTGCCTCGCGCATCTGCGGTGAATTCGGTGCCGAGGTGATCAAGGTCGAATCGCCTGACGGCGGCGACCCATTGCGCAAGTGGCGCAAACTTTACGAAGGAACATCGTTGTGGTGGTTCGTCCAGGCACGCAACAAGAAGTCCCTGACGCTTAATCTCAAGCATCCCGACGGCCTGGCGATCCTGAAAAAACTGATCGGCGAAGCCGACATCCTGATCGAGAACTTCCGCCCCGGCGTGCTGGAAAAGCTCGGCCTGGGCTGGGATGTGCTGCATGCACTGAACCCGAAACTGGTAATGGTGCGGCTCTCGGGCTTCGGCCAGACCGGACCGATGAAAGATCAGCCCGGGTTCGGCGCAGTGGGCGAGTCCATGGGCGGCCTGCGCTACATCACTGGGTTCGAGGACCGTCCGCCAGTGCGCACCGGGATCTCCATCGGCGATTCGATCGCCGCCCTCTGGGGCGTGATCGGCGCACTGATGGCCCTGCGTCACCGCGAGGTCAACGGTGGAACCGGACAAGTGGTCGATGTGGCCTTGTACGAGGCGATTTTTGCCATGATGGAGAGCATGGTGCCGGAGTTCGACGTGTTCGGTTTCATCCGCGAGCGCACCGGCAATATCATGCCCGGCATCACTCCGTCGTCCATCCACACCAGCGCCGATGGCAAACACGTGCAGATCGGCGCCAACGGCGACGCGATCTTCAAGCGCTTCATGCAGATCATCGGCCGTGACGACCTGGCCAATGATCCGCAACTGGCCAGCAATGATGGTCGCGACAGCCGCCGCGATGAGCTGTACGGGGTCATTGATCGCTGGGTCAACTCGCTGCCGCTCGATGCCGTCATTGAGCAGTTGAACCAGGCCGGAGTGCCGGCCAGTCGGATCTTCAGCGCCGAAGATATGTTCAGCGACCCGCAATTCCTCGCCCGTGAAATGTTTCTGCAGGCCAAACTGCCGGACGGCAAGGCGTTCAAGATGCCGGGGATCGTACCGAAGCTCTCCGACACACCGGGGACCTCCGAATGGGTCGGGCCGGCGCTGGGTGAGCACAATGCACAGGTACTCGGGGAGCTTGGCTACGATGCGCAGCAGATCGCCCGGCTGCGCACCGACGGGGCCATTTGA
- a CDS encoding YaeQ family protein, with amino-acid sequence MAQPSTTYKFELNLTDLDRSVYESVKQTIARHPSETEERMTVRLLAYAFWYNELLAFGRGLSDVDEPALWEKSLDDRVLHWIEVGQPDADRLTWCSRRTERTSLLAYGSLRVWEGKVIPAVKNLKNVNIASVPQEVLETLARDMPRVIKWDVMISEGTIFVTDDRGQHEVQLQWLLGERG; translated from the coding sequence ATGGCCCAGCCGTCCACGACCTATAAGTTTGAACTGAACCTCACCGACCTCGACCGCAGTGTGTACGAGAGCGTGAAGCAGACCATCGCCCGCCATCCTTCGGAAACCGAAGAACGCATGACCGTGCGTCTGCTGGCCTACGCTTTCTGGTACAACGAACTGCTGGCATTCGGTCGTGGTCTGTCAGACGTCGATGAACCTGCGCTGTGGGAAAAAAGCCTGGATGACCGTGTGTTGCACTGGATCGAAGTCGGCCAGCCTGACGCCGATCGCTTGACCTGGTGCTCGCGCCGCACCGAGCGCACCAGCCTGTTGGCCTACGGCAGCCTGCGCGTCTGGGAAGGCAAGGTGATCCCGGCCGTCAAGAACCTGAAAAACGTCAACATTGCCTCGGTGCCCCAGGAAGTGCTGGAAACCCTGGCCCGGGATATGCCTCGCGTGATCAAGTGGGATGTGATGATCAGCGAGGGCACGATTTTCGTGACCGACGACCGTGGTCAGCATGAAGTCCAGTTGCAATGGTTGCTGGGCGAACGCGGTTGA
- the recJ gene encoding single-stranded-DNA-specific exonuclease RecJ codes for MRIEPRQLPDTLPFLGDLPPLLTRLYAARGVQSETELDKSLARLIPYQQLKGIDAAVDLLVVALEQGQRILIVGDFDADGATASTVGMLGLRLLGAAHVDYLVPNRFEYGYGLTPEIVEVALTREPQLLITVDNGISSVEGVAAAKAAGLKVLVTDHHLPGLELPAADAIVNPNQPGCEFPSKALAGVGVIFYVLMALRARLRSLGWYASKPQPNIGELLDLVALGSVADVVPLDANNRILVHQGLERIRAGRARPGIKAILEVAKRDHSRITSTDLGFILGPRLNAAGRLDDMSLGIECLLTDDAALAREMAAQLDGMNQDRKSIEQGMQREALAQLKDLPVESMPFGLCLFDPQWHQGVIGILASRMKERYFRPTIAFADAGDGLLKGSGRSVPGFHIRDALSVVAAQHPTLISKYGGHAMAAGLTLPEANFPLFAEAFDAEVRRQLREEDLTGRLLSDGTLAVEEFHLELARALRHAGPWGQHFPEPMFHGVFQLVEQRVVGERHLKVVLKSECGSVKLDGIAFGIDREIWPNPTVRWVELAYKLDLNEFRGQETVQLMIAHIEPR; via the coding sequence ATGCGCATAGAACCCCGCCAGCTACCCGACACCCTGCCATTTCTCGGTGATCTGCCGCCCCTGTTGACCCGCCTATACGCCGCGCGTGGCGTGCAGTCCGAGACGGAACTGGACAAGAGCCTGGCGCGCTTGATTCCTTATCAGCAGCTCAAGGGCATCGACGCGGCGGTTGACCTGCTGGTGGTGGCGCTGGAGCAAGGCCAGCGCATCCTGATCGTCGGCGACTTCGATGCCGATGGCGCAACGGCCAGTACGGTGGGCATGTTGGGGTTGCGTCTGCTCGGCGCGGCCCATGTCGACTATCTGGTGCCCAATCGCTTCGAATACGGTTACGGACTGACTCCGGAAATCGTCGAAGTCGCCTTGACCCGCGAGCCGCAGTTGCTGATCACCGTGGACAATGGCATTTCCAGCGTGGAAGGCGTGGCGGCGGCGAAAGCGGCGGGCCTCAAGGTGTTGGTCACCGATCACCACTTGCCCGGCCTCGAACTGCCGGCGGCCGATGCCATCGTCAACCCGAACCAGCCGGGCTGTGAATTCCCGAGCAAGGCCCTGGCCGGGGTCGGCGTGATTTTCTATGTGCTGATGGCGCTGCGGGCCCGTCTGCGCAGCCTGGGTTGGTACGCCAGCAAACCCCAGCCGAACATCGGCGAACTGCTCGACCTGGTGGCCTTGGGCAGCGTGGCCGACGTGGTGCCCCTGGACGCCAATAACCGCATTCTGGTCCATCAGGGCCTGGAACGCATTCGCGCCGGACGCGCCCGCCCCGGTATCAAGGCGATTCTGGAGGTGGCCAAGCGCGATCATTCCCGTATTACCTCCACGGACCTCGGATTTATCCTCGGCCCGCGTCTGAACGCGGCGGGGCGCCTGGACGACATGAGCCTGGGCATCGAATGCCTGCTCACCGACGACGCGGCCCTGGCGCGGGAGATGGCGGCGCAACTGGACGGCATGAACCAGGATCGCAAATCCATCGAGCAGGGCATGCAGCGTGAGGCCCTGGCCCAGCTCAAGGACTTGCCGGTGGAGTCGATGCCGTTCGGTTTGTGCCTGTTCGATCCACAGTGGCACCAAGGGGTCATCGGTATCCTTGCCTCGCGCATGAAAGAGCGCTATTTCCGCCCGACCATCGCCTTTGCCGATGCCGGGGACGGCTTGCTCAAGGGCTCGGGGCGCTCGGTACCGGGGTTCCATATCCGCGATGCGCTGAGCGTGGTGGCGGCGCAGCATCCGACCTTGATCAGCAAGTATGGCGGTCACGCCATGGCGGCGGGCCTGACGTTGCCGGAAGCGAATTTCCCGTTGTTCGCCGAAGCGTTCGACGCTGAAGTGCGTCGGCAATTGCGTGAAGAAGACCTGACCGGGCGCCTGTTGTCGGACGGCACGTTGGCGGTGGAGGAGTTTCACCTCGAGCTGGCCCGGGCGCTGCGCCACGCCGGGCCCTGGGGCCAGCATTTTCCCGAGCCGATGTTCCACGGCGTGTTCCAGTTGGTCGAACAGCGGGTGGTGGGCGAGCGGCACCTGAAGGTGGTGCTCAAGAGCGAATGCGGTTCGGTGAAGCTCGATGGCATCGCCTTCGGCATCGACCGCGAGATCTGGCCGAACCCCACCGTGCGCTGGGTCGAACTGGCCTACAAGCTTGATCTCAACGAGTTCCGCGGCCAGGAAACGGTGCAGTTGATGATTGCCCATATCGAACCGCGCTAG
- a CDS encoding NADH:flavin oxidoreductase/NADH oxidase gives MSLLLEPYTLRQLTLPNRIAVSPMCQYSSADGLANDWHLVHLGSRAVGGAGLVFTEATAVTADGRITAQDLGLWNDEQIEPLQRITRFITAQGAVPGIQLAHAGRKASTWRPWLGKHGSVKPEDGGWLPVGPSPIAFDPQHTPPAQLDEGQIAGVIQAFVDSAKRALTAGFKVVEVHAAHGYLLHQFLSPLSNQRRDQYGGSFENRIRLVLQVTEAVRAVWPEELPVFVRVSATDWVEDGWNPDETVELARRFRAVGVDLIDVSSGGTAANAEIPTGPGYQTRFAERVRKESEIATGTVGMITEPAQAEHILRTCQADIIFLARELLRDPYWALHADDDLGGRKATWPAQYQRATHRDQPIHESDLRD, from the coding sequence ATGAGTCTGCTGCTGGAACCCTATACCCTTCGCCAATTGACCCTACCCAATCGCATCGCGGTGTCGCCGATGTGCCAGTACTCGAGCGCCGATGGCCTGGCCAACGACTGGCACCTGGTGCACCTTGGTAGCCGCGCCGTGGGCGGCGCCGGCCTGGTATTCACCGAAGCCACCGCTGTCACCGCTGATGGCCGTATCACCGCCCAGGACCTGGGGTTGTGGAACGATGAACAGATCGAACCGTTGCAACGCATCACCCGTTTCATCACCGCCCAAGGGGCCGTGCCGGGCATCCAGTTGGCCCACGCGGGGCGCAAGGCCAGCACCTGGCGACCTTGGCTGGGCAAGCATGGCAGCGTGAAACCCGAGGACGGCGGTTGGCTTCCGGTCGGCCCGTCGCCGATTGCCTTCGACCCGCAGCACACCCCGCCAGCCCAACTGGACGAAGGGCAGATCGCCGGGGTTATCCAGGCGTTCGTGGATTCGGCCAAGCGCGCCCTCACGGCCGGCTTCAAGGTGGTCGAGGTCCATGCGGCCCACGGCTATCTGCTGCATCAATTCCTGTCGCCCTTGAGCAACCAGCGGCGCGACCAATACGGCGGCTCGTTCGAGAACCGCATCCGCCTGGTACTGCAGGTGACCGAAGCGGTGAGGGCCGTCTGGCCCGAGGAGTTGCCGGTATTCGTTCGCGTCTCTGCCACCGATTGGGTCGAGGACGGTTGGAACCCGGATGAAACCGTGGAACTGGCGCGGCGGTTCAGGGCGGTGGGGGTGGACCTGATCGATGTGTCATCGGGTGGCACTGCCGCCAATGCGGAGATTCCCACCGGCCCGGGTTATCAGACACGCTTTGCCGAACGGGTGCGCAAGGAGTCGGAAATCGCCACCGGCACTGTGGGCATGATTACCGAACCGGCCCAGGCCGAGCACATCCTGCGCACCTGCCAGGCCGACATCATTTTCCTCGCCCGGGAATTGCTGCGCGATCCGTACTGGGCCCTGCATGCCGATGATGACCTGGGTGGACGCAAGGCTACATGGCCGGCGCAGTACCAGCGGGCCACGCATCGGGACCAGCCGATTCATGAGTCTGATTTGCGCGACTGA